A region from the Gossypium hirsutum isolate 1008001.06 chromosome A08, Gossypium_hirsutum_v2.1, whole genome shotgun sequence genome encodes:
- the LOC107928282 gene encoding protein HEADING DATE 3A: MPRDRDPLVVGRVIGDVLDPFTRSISLRVTYATRDVNNGVELKPSQVVNQPRVDIGGDDLRTFYTLVMVDPDAPSPSDPNLREYLHWLVTDIPATTGASFGQEVVCYESPRPTVGIHRFVFVLFRQLGRQTVYAPGWRQNFNTRDFAELYNLGLPVAAVYFNCQRESGSGGRRT, translated from the exons ATGCCTAGAGATAGAGATCCTTTGGTTGTTGGTAGGGTTATAGGAGATGTGTTGGACCCTTTTACAAGGTCTATTTCACTTAGGGTCACTTATGCTACTAGGGATGTTAACAATGGGGTTGAGCTTAAACCATCTCAAGTTGTTAACCAACCAAGGGTTGATATTGGTGGGGATGATCTGAGGACCTTCTACACCTTG gttatggTAGATCCTGATGCTCCAAGTCCAAGTGACCCAAACCTCAGGGAATACTTGCACTG GTTGGTTACTGATATTCCAGCCACAACTGGTGCAAGCTTTG GTCAAGAGGTGGTCTGCTACGAGAGCCCACGACCAACGGTCGGTATCCATCGTTTCGTGTTCGTGTTGTTCCGGCAACTTGGAAGGCAAACGGTGTACGCTCCAGGGTGGCGCCAAAACTTCAACACTAGGGACTTTGCTGAGCTTTACAATCTCGGGTTGCCAGTGGCCGCGGTTTACTTTAACTGCCAGAGGGAGAGTGGATCCGGTGGCCGTAGgacatga